TTGAAGAAGGTGTTTATGCCGTTTTAAGTAACCCCAGCAAGGGATGTTACTACGTAGCCGAAACAGATGAACAAGTTGTTGGTTCGCTGTTAACCACCTTTGAATGGAGCGATTGGCGAAACGGCACGGTTTTATGGATTCAATCGGTTTATGTGCGGCCCCAATTCAGAAGGAAAGGCATTTACCGCCGCATGTACACGTTTTTAAAACAAAAGGTTATGGACGACCAAAGCCTGAAGGGAATTCGGCTTTATGCCGACAAATCAAACCAGGCAGCTCATAAAACCTACGAAACTATGGGAATGAACCAAGACCATTATATTACGTTTGAATGGTTAAAATAATCAGCTTTTTACAAGTAAACAGGGCAAACATACATGCATGAGCAATTTTATTTATAAACTTATTGCAGAGGGGGAGCACCAGCAGCAGGATTTTAAGTTTTGCATAAACGACTCGAAAAAAATTGCCAAATCATTGGTTGCTTTTGCAAATACCGATGGCGGACGATTACTTATTGGTGTTAAAGATAACGGCAAAATTGCCGGAATAAGCAGCGATGAAGAATTTTACATGATTGAAGCTGCCGCCAAAATATACAGTAAGCCAGCTATTGATTTTACTACCCGCCAATGGAAAATTGATGGCAAAACAGTTCTTGAAATAGGAATTGAGGCCAGTGCCTTAAAACCACACTTTGCAAAAGACGAAAATGGAAAATGGCTGGCCTACATCAGAAAAAAAGATGAAAATATTTTGGCGCATAAAATTCAGATAGAAGTATGGAAAAAAGCAAAAAGCCCAAAAGGCGTATATTTTACCTACTCTGATGATGAACGCTTTTTGATTGACTATTTAAGAAAAAATGAATTCATCACCTTTTCGAAATTTATGCGGCACCAACAATTGCATCGGAAAAAAGCAGAAGAAATTCTCAGCAACTTTGTAATTATAGATATTATAAAAATGAATACGACCCAGGAGGGAACTTTTTTCACCTTAAACACAGCGTTTGATGCATTGGAAATGGAAAAGTTCGGAGAACTTTAACAAACCAATACAATTTTTTATTGTTTATTTCATATTCGCTGCTTAAAATGCGATACTTTTATACAATCAAAATAAAACACAATTAATATGTTACAGAAAATTTATATCGTACTACTGTTGTCAGCATTTGGTTTTGGGGCCATGGGACAAGATGCCTACCTGAATGCAGAATCGGAGCAAACCGATAAGGTGTACCAGGGAGGAAAACCATACAATGTAAAAATGTATCCACAGGAATTTAAATCGGAAAAACCCAAGAATATTATTTTCCTGATTGGAGACGGAATGGGTGTAAGCCAGGTTTTTGCAGGATTAACAGCCAACCAGGGTAAATTATTTATTGAAAACTGCCGTTACATTGGTTTTTCCAAAACACAGTCGGCCGACAATTATATTACCGACTCTGCAGCTGGAGGAACTGCACTGTCGTGTGGGGTTAAAACCTACAACGGCGCAATTGGCGTTGATGCCGATACTATGAAAATTACCTCTATTTTAGAAGAAGCTGAAGAACATGGACTGGCAACCGGACTCGTTTCAACGTCGTCGATTACACACGCTACACCGGCCTCTTTTATTGCACATCAGCCCAACCGTGGCATGTACGAGCATATTGCTGCCGATTTTTTAGAAACTGATATTGATGTATTCATTGGCGGTGGAATTGCCCACTTTATTAACCGGAAAGATGGACGAAACTTAGTTGAAGAATTAAAAAACAAAGGTTATACTGTTGAAAACGACATAAAAAAGATGTCGAAAATTAAGAAGGGGAAATTAGCCGGGTTAACTGCGGAGGTGCACAACGGACGGATGGAAGAGCGAGGCGACATGTTGCCAATGGCTACAAATACCGCTTTAAATATTCTGTCGAACAATAATAAAGGATTTTTTCTGATGGTGGAAGGCTCTCAAATAGATTGGGGCGGCCATGCCAACAGCACCGTTTATATTGTAGAAGACATGCTTGATTTTGATGAAACAGTAGGCGAAGCCATCAAATTTGCTGCCAAAGATGGGGAAACTCTTGTATTGGTAACTGCCGACCATGAAACAGGAGGCATGGCCTTAACCGGTGGCAACATAAGCACTGGCATGGTAAAAGGTAGCTATCCCACCAAAAGCCATACCGGTGTAATGGTTCCGGTTTTTGCTTATGGCCCCGGAGCTGAAGAATTCATTGGGATTATGGATAATACCGAAATTCACCATAAAATGAAAAAGCTTTTGCTTAACAAGTAAGCTTCAGACAAATTGGATGAAACCGGTACTGAATCACATGTTCAGTACCGGTTTTTTATGATTTCTCGTCATTGTTTACTATTTTCCCCTTCAATTTACAACTTGTGAAAAAACATGGCTAAACTTCGCAGAGCGGAAAACACCAGGATCATCCATGCGAGTTCCATGTGATACCAGTAAAAACTATCAATTTAAATCACATGAAAGAAGCGCTGGAAGTTCTTGATAATGTCAGGCTAAATTTCTCTCCCACTGGTTTATTCGCACTTAACGTTACCATAGCATTTATAATGTTTGGTGTTGCACTCGACATTAAAATCGAGCATTTTAAGCAGCTTGTTATGCGTCCAAAATCAGTAATTATTGGCGTAATTTCTCAATTCTTGCTATTACCGGCTGTAACATTTCTACTTGTGCTCTTGCTTAATCCAACTCCTACGGTAGCGCTTGGTATGTTGCTAATTGCCTCGTGCCCCGGAGGCAACATCTCAAATTTTATGAGTGCATTGGCTAAGGGCAACCTGGCACTTTCTGTTAGTTTAACAGCTATTGCTACTTTGGCCGCCACTTTTATGACCCCAATTAACTTTGCCTTGTGGGGCGATTTGTTTATTAATTTTTACAATACCTCGGGTGGTGGCGAATACCTGGTACCCATAAAAATTGACTTCTTCCAAATGGTACAAACCGTGGTAATTTTATTGGGTATTCCTGTTGTTGCCGGCCTACTTGTTGCCCAATACCTGCCGGTGTTAACACTAAAAATTAAAAAACCTATCCGAAAAATATCCATCGTAATTTTTATCGGTTTTGTTATTGCTTTGCTGAGCGCGAACTTCGAACACTTTAAAAATTTCATTCATCTGGTGTTCCTGATTGTTCTTATTCATAATGCCCTTGCCTTAATTACCGGATTTAGTATTAGCAGTTTGTTTCGGCTACCGCGTATAGATAAACGCACCATTACAATTGAAACCGGCATACAAAATTCAGGCCTGGCGCTGGTGTTAATGTTCAACCCAAAAATATTCCCCCCAGAGCTGGAATTGGGAGGCATGACAATTATTGCCGCCTGGTGGGGCGTTTGGCATATTTTAAGTGGTTTTGCTGTATCTTCGTTTATGTCGCGATTTAAATTAACCCGTTAAGTTTTGCCTTTAAAATGAAATATGAAAAGTGGTCGTTGGGCTATTGGCTTTTAAAGCAGTACATCCGTTTTACCGATTGGATTATTCATGATAAAGTTGTTTTAAACGGCATAGAAAATATTCCAAATAACAAACCAATACTTTTTGCACCCAACCATCAGAATGCTTTAAGCGATCCTATGGCCATTCTCCTACACACGCGTTTTCAACCAGTTTGGCTGGCCCGAGCCGATATATTTAAACCCGGAATTATTACGCTAATTCTTCGTTTTTTAAAAATAATGCCGGTTTACCGTTTGCGCGATGGAAAAGACCAACTAGCAAAAAACGATAAAACCTTTGCCGATTCGGTTAAGGTGCTAAAAAACAATGGTGCCCTGGCTCTTTTTCCCGAGGCAGCACATTCGGCTAAACGCCAGATGTTACCCCATAAAAAAGCCGTTCCGCGTATTGTTTTTATGGCCGAAGAGAAAGCGCAAAACCAACTCGACATTCATATTATTCCAACGGGTATTTATTACAGCAGCTATTGGAAATTTAACCGCAGTATTTTGGTAAACTTTGGAAAACCAATTTTGGTAAACAACTATCTTGAAGCCTATAAAAGCAATGCCAATAACGCAACCCTTGCCTTGCGCGATGATCTTGAAAAAGCCATTACCCCGCTTACCTTAGCAATTAAAAGCAAAACACATTACAATTGTATTGAGCAAATCAGACTGATTTTTGGAAATGCTCATGCCCACAGGCTGCAAAAAGAAAAAGGATTAAAGCAACGTTTTCTGGCCGACCAGCACCTGGTGAAAAAACTTGACCAGCTGGAAGAGAAAAACCAAAAAAAAATTCAAGAACTGTGCAAGGCTGCTGCAAAACTTGATGAAACTGCTCGAAAATATGGTTTACGCACCTGGCTGATTGAGAATCATGAAAACAATTTTATCAAGCTTGGTATGAATAAACTACTACTGCTTTTGAGTTTTCCTGTTTTCGCTTTTGGCTTTATTTTTAATGCTGTCCCATTTATTACTATCGATAAAATTGTACGAAAAAAAGTAAACGATTATGCTTTCTGGAGTTCATTTTTCTTAGTACTTGGATTTACCATTTTTCCCCTATTCTACCTTCTCGAACTATGGGCCGTTTCATGGTTGTTAACTGCAGTATGGCAAAAAGTTCTATTCTTATGTTTGTTGCCTTTTACCGGAAAATTTGCTTTTCGTTGGTATATTTTATTGCTCAAAACAACAGGCCGGGCACGACTGCTTTTTCTCCAGGTCTTTAATCCTTCAGTCTGGAGAAATGTAAAGCAGCAACAAGAACAACTTTTTAATGACCTAAATAAAAGTACACGATAATTTCTGGAGACTACTTAATACAAAGACCATGGCCGAAAAACTAAAAGACATCCTGTTTCCGCTGGAAAAAGTTCAGCTTTTTTCAAGAGTTCTAAAAGAAGTTTATCCACCGTTTCAAACGGAAGCTTTTGTTAATGCTGTTTGCGACCAGCAATGGCCCGAGCGTGAACTCAAGGAAAAAATGCGACACACCACACTAAGTCTCCACCGTTTCCTTCCTGCCGACTTTAAGGAAGCCATAGCTATTCTGCTTGCTATTGTTCCAAAAGTGAGTGGCTTTGAAGCCATTGTTTTACCCGATTATGTGGAGGTTTACGGACAAGAACATTGGGACATTTCACTTCCTGCTTTGGGAGAATTCACAAAATGTGGCAGTTCCGAATTTGGCATAAGGCCGTTTTTAAATAAGAATACCGAAGCGACCATGAAATATATGCTTGCCTGGGCCGACAGTGACGATTTTAGGGTGCGGCGATTTGCCAGCGAAGGTTGTCGCCCTCGCCTCCCCTGGGCATCAGCAGTACCGGCACTAAAAAAAGACCCCTCGCTTATTCTTCCTATTCTTGAGAAATTAAAGAATGATCCGGAAGAATTTGTGCGAAAAAGTGTGGCCAACAACCTGAATGACATCTCGAAAGATCATCCGGAACTGGTACTTGATTTATGCATACGCTGGCAGGGAATAGCTAAAAACACCAACTGGATTATTAAACATGCCTGCTGTACCTTGCTTAAACAAGGGAATAAAAAAGCCATGCTTTTATTTGGGTTTGCCAATCCGGAATTAATGCAAGTGGAGCAGCTCAATTTTTCAAATTCTTCACCGGCCATTGGCGATGATATCTCTTTCAGCTTTAAGCTGAATTTAGCCACCAAACAAAAGCAAAAAGTTCGCATCGAATACATTGTGCACTATGTAAAAGCAAGCGGAAAAACATCGCCAAAAATATTTCAGATTAAAGAAGTTGAAATGCCTCCGGGCAAGCACAGTATCACAAAAAACCATTCGTTTAAAAACAGGTCTACCCGTAAACACTACCCGGGCCAACACCAATTTGAGATTGTAATAAACGGAGAAAGAAAAGCAAGCGGCTGCATCGGGCTGGGTTAATACTTACCGTTATTACGAGAATTGCTGTTTTATATAAAACATGGCACTATTCTTGCATTCTTTTTAAACTTAAAAATTAGTGCCATGAAAACAATTTACCTTATCTGTGCAGGCGCACTGCTACTTCTGTTAAGTGCCTGCAGCGGAGTTCCGCTAACAATTAAAAGTCCCGAGAACAACGACACCTACAACGTGGAATACCTGTTTGAATATGATGGGTGTAAAGTATACCGTTTTTACGATCGTGGCGAATACGTGTACTTCACAAATTGCATGGGCGATGTTACCAGCTTTGCCAAAGACTCAACAAACACCCGAATTGAAAATCATGTTCGTATACTTCCTGAGAATTAAACGGGAAAACAGTACTTCAAAACATCTCCCTGCTTAAAAGCATTTGACTACTGTTAAAAATAAACCATATTGTAAAAGGCTTGTTTAACTTGAAATGCCAAGCCCGTTAAAAAAGATATTACTTACTCTGGCCGGACTTTTTCTGCTGTACCGATCGTTAGAACTAACAAAAAGTTTGTTGGTGCAACATCCGGCCAACTATTCTACCGTTGAAACGATTGTTTTGGCCTATTTACTCACCCTTTTTATAACCGGCGTTTTTGCCTTACCAGGTTTTGCATGGCCAACACATAAACTTCTACCAAAAAAATATTACAACATTCGTTACCCAAAAACGATTAATCGGATGTATAAAATACTTGGCATAAAATATTTTAAATGGCTTTTATTGCTATTTTTTTGGGGTAAAAAGAATAACCGGGAAAAATATTTTGATGGTTCGCGCCGTGGCATAAACAACCTGCTTTTCCAAAGTAAACAATCGGAATTTGGACACTTGGGAGCCTTTTTCGTTATTAGTATAATTGTAGGATTTCTTCTTTCAGAAAAGTACTACCTCTTAGTCAGTTTTGCGATGATAATAAATATAATTGGAAATTTTTATCCTGTCATCCTCCAACGACATCACCGTATGCGCGTTGCAAAACTTATGCTTCACAAAAAGTTCGCCGGCAATTAATCCGAGAGTTATCCTGTGCGCACCAATTAATACAAAGCAAAAAAGTCCCGCCACTGGCGAGACTTTTACTGTAAGCAATATAATAACTATACTAGTTTTACATTAACTGCGTTAAGCCCTTTACGGCCTTCTTCCAAGTCAAATGTTACTTCGTCATTTTCCTGGATTTCATCTTTACATCCGCTAACGTGTACGAAATACTCTTTTGTTGATTCTGCATCTTTAATAAATCCAAACCCTTTGGTATCATTAAAGAATTTTACTGTTCCTTTATTCATGATATTTTTAAAAAATTATTGGCCGCAATCTACAACTATTTCTTAAAAAAACATCAGAATTTATACACTGGAGTTCTTTTTTTGATTAAAATATTATATATCTGCCATTTAACCCGCGAGTAAGCTTATAAAATAAGAATTATATTCACCTAACTTTGCTGCAGAGAAGGCAAGATTGGCGTGCTGTAAAAACAAAAAAAGGAGCCTACAGCTCCTTTTTATATTTTTTCAGATTGAAAATTCATTTCTGAAGAATCTCTATCTATTTCTTATCCTTTTTTTCTTTGACATCCAATTTCAAACCAAGCTCGTCTAATTGCTCATTGGCAACTGCCGATGGCGAATCAATCATCACATCGCGGCCCGAATTGTTTTTCGGGAAAGCAATAACATCGCGAATCGTATCCAATCCGGCAAATAAGGACACCAAACGGTCGAAACCAAACGCAATACCGGCATGTGGTGGTGCACCATATTTAAAGGCATTCATCAGGAAGCCAAATTGTGCTTCAGCCTCTTCTTTTGTGAAGCCAAGCAGGCTAAACATTTTCGACTGCAGTTCAGCATCAAAAATACGAACCGAACCTCCACCTATTTCTACACCATTAATTACAAGGTCGTATGCATTGGCACGCACTTTTCCAGGATCAGTATCCATTAGCTCAATATCCTCTGGTTTTGGCGAAGTAAACGGGTGGTGCATTGCATGGAATCGCTTACTTTCTTCATCCCACTCCAACAGCGGAAAATCAACAACCCACAAGGGTTTAAACACATTTTTGTCGCGCAAGCCAAGTTGTTTCCCCATTTCAAGACGCAGCTCTCCAAGTGCATCCAACATGTGTTTTTTATCACCACTCATCACAAGAATCAGGTCACCGGCTTGGGCACCGGTCTTTTCTGCCCAGACTTTCAGGTCGTCCTGCGAGTAAAATTTATCTGCCGATGATTTGAATGAACCGTCTTCGTTGCATTTCACATAAACCAAACCTTTGGCACCAATTTGCGGACGCTTTACCCAGTTGGTCAATCCGTCGAGTTGTTTACGTGAGTACTCGGCGCATCCTTTGGCACAAATCGCACCAATATATTCAGCCGAATCGAACACCACAAAATCCTTTCCTTTTACGGTTTCGGAAATATCGTTAATCAGCATTTCAAAACGGGTATCGGGTTTGTCCGATCCGTATTTCTCCATTGCTTCAGAATAAGGCATCCATGGGAATTCATCCACTTCTACATTCAATGTTTCTTTGAACATGTGACGGGTTAATCCTTCAAACATTTCAAGCACATCTTTCTGCTCCACAAACGACATTTCGCAGTCGATTTGTGTAAACTCCGGCTGACGGTCGGCACGCAAATCTTCATCGCGGAAACATTTTACAATCTGGTAATAGCGGTCGAAACCGGCAATCATCAACAATTGTTTAAATGTTTGCGGAGACTGTGGTAATGCGTAAAACTGGCCTTCGTTCATTCGCGATGGCACAATAAAATCACGTGCTCCTTCGGGAGTGGACTTGATTAATACCGGCGTTTCCGTTTCAATAAAATCTTTTGCATTCAGGTAATTACGAACTGCATGTGCCATTTTCGAGCGTAACACCAGGTTATCACGTACAACATCGCGGCGCAGATCGAGGTAACGATATTTCATCCGCAAATCATCGCCACCATCGGTGTCATCCTGAATGGTAAACGGCGGAAGTTCTGCCGGGCTTAACACTTTAATTCCCGACAAAGCGATTTCCACTTCGCCGGTTGGTATATTTTTGTTTTTGCTCTGGCGCTCGCGAACCGTTCCCGTTGCCTGAATCACAAATTCGCGTCCCAACTCTTCAAGCGCGTCGGTAACAGCTTTATCGGTATTCTCGTCAACCACCAACTGCGTAATGCCGTAGCGGTCGCGTAAGTCAACAAAAGTCATGGCTCCCAGGTCGCGGACGCGTTGCACCCAACCGGCCAGAGTTACTTCATTTCCTGCATTCTCAATTCGAAGTTCACCACAAGTATGTGTTCTGTACATGATATCTTTCTTTTATTTACGCCGCGAAAATAGTGATATTTTGGCAATTATACCGGAAACATTTGGCAGCTTTTCAGCGAATTGTGAAGTTAGAACATGTTATTGGAGAATCTTTGTGACAGAAAAGAAAAATTAACCACAAAGTTACTCGAAGAAGACACAAAGTACCACAAAGATTTAGTTACTTCGCAGTAATATTTCTTGATTATGATTGAACCGTTTAACGACGAATATTTTATGAAAAAGGCCTTTACAGAAGCTGTTCAGGCTTTTGAAGAAGGCGAAATTCCGGTTGGAGCTGTGGTTGTATCAAAAGGAAAAATAATTGCGCGCGCCCACAACCTTACCGAAACCCTGAATGATGTAACTGCACATGCCGAAATGCAGGCTATTACAGCAGCGGCAAACCTACTTGGTGGCAAATACCTTAACGATTGCACCTTGTATGTTACACTCGAACCCTGTGTAATGTGCGCCGGAGCATTGGGCTGGTCGCAAATTGGCAAAATTGTTTACGGTGCTTCCGACGAAAAACGCGGCTTTAAAAAATATGCCGCCAAGGCACTTCATCCGAAAACGGAAGTGCTTAGCGGTATATTCGAAACCGAGTGTGCGGAATTGCTTCAGGAGTTTTTCAGAAAAAAACGATAAGCGTTTCTTTACTAATTTACCTCCATGCTTAAACTGCCTTTTCCTGATGCATCAAAAGCTTTTATTTTAACGGTACCGCTAACCGAAACCGGCTCAACATATTCTGCTGATGTTAAACCGGGTTCAGAACCATCGGTAGTATACCTTATACTTAATCCCGGATAAGTGGAGTTTGCAACAAGTTTTCCATTTTCGATTTTTCCGCCCGGTGCCGGAACCCGATAGTTGTAACCTCCGAGAAAACTTTTTAAACGAGGAAGTTCTTTTTTAGCCAGGGTGTTGGCAAAGATATTCCATTCCGTGTTCCAGCTTTCTTCGCGTTGGCTTGTATTTTCAATGGTTTCCCATTCGCGTTCAGCTGCCCAGGCAGTTTCTGCAAACCCCATTAGTTTGGGTAAAATACGGTACATCAGGTCATCCTCACCATCTTTAATTGTCTCGGCCCAAATTTGCGCCTGTACACCAATAATATTCTTTCTTGCTTCTGGTTTTAGTCGCTCAAGTCCGGCATAAGCCTTATCGGTATCCACCTGTTCTCCCATCGCATTTTGCGTAGTGGTTCTAAACACGTCGAAAGGAGCTACCTGCCAGGCATCGCGGGTATTTCCGAAACCTCCCCAATACAAGCCCGGTTCGCGCGGATCTTTGTTGTAGGCCAAATCGAAATAAAAATTGGTAACATTACACATTATTACAGGGTAACCGGCATTGGCCAGTCGGTAAGCTAATTCGGTGTTCGATCCAAGCGTATTCCACACGTATGGATATACCTGCAGGTGTGCAAACTCCTGATTTGGATTATAGCGCCCGGTTTCATCTTTTAACAAAGCAACTTCTTCCCAGCCGCCAATTTTTAAATTCTTGCCTTGCAACATTTCAATAATTCGACGAGTTCCGTAAGCCTGTAGGTTTTTGGGATCTTTAAATTCAGGAAATTTTTTCATTAACCCTGCACACATGGGCGATTCGCTCCACGAGCCTTCAGGCACTTCGTCGCCTCCTGTATGAATGAAATCGAGTTCTACTCCAGCCTCGGCATAAATTTCAATTACATCATCAACAACCGTTTCATAAAACCGATAGGTTGATTCGCGCGCTACGTTTACAATATTATCGGAGTACCATTGGGCAGACCGATATTTTGACGTTTCCTCAGGATCGATTAAACGAAACTCGTTGGCTTTTTCTTCATCGCCCAGTTCCATGTATTTTTCGTAGCGGGCTTCCATAGCTTTTATGGCTGCTCTTGAATGTCCGGGAAAACCAATCTCGGGAATGATATTAACATGACGTTCTTTGGCATACTGAATAAGCTCTATAAATTCCTGGCGCGAATAAAAACCACTACCATTACTTCCTTTGGCGTAGGCCGTAGGGCCCGAGCCATAAGACGGATGCAAAGCATTGGCTGCCTTTGTGGTGTGCCCCCGGTGGCTGCCAACCTCTGTTAATTCAGGTAATTCTTCAATTTCAATACGCCACCCCTCGTCTTCAGTAATATAAAACAGCAACTGATTGAGTTTATAAAACGCCAGAATATCGATTACTTTTTTTACGGTTTCTATTGATTGAAAATTACGAGCGACATCAAGGTGCATACCTCGGTATGGAAAGCGGGGAGCATCTTTCATGGAGAGCTCCGGCAGCGTAACTTCTTGTGATGAACCGTCAAAAAATTCGGGAGGCAACAAGGCCACCAGGCTCTGAATACCGTAAAAAACACCGGCAGCATCAGAACCATATATGCTTACGGATTGATTGGAAAGTACCTGCATTTCGTAGGCTTCGTTTTGAACTCCGTTTACAGTCAATTCTTTAAAACCTAAAAATACACTGTTAGCAATTGGCGCATTCGCTTTTCTGGTAACAAAACTATTTCCAACTATTTTTTGCAACAATTCAGCAAGGTAATTGGCCTCGTTTTCCAATCCTTCAGCATACAGAATCTCAACCGGGTTGCTAAACATTACTTGCTGCCCTGTTATCTTATAACTCACCGGGTTGGGCACTAGTGGTAATAATTTATCCTCTTCAAGCTCAAAAAGTTCAGCATTGTTATCAAATTGCCAGGCAGCTGTCGGAATTGGTTCTGCATCAGCACGATGCCTGTTTATTTGCTCGGGTTTATTAAAAGGCAAAACAGCATAGTTATCAACCTCAACAATGGCCTGTTCGTTTCCGTTTTTATCGTAAAAAACAAAATAAGGCCCTACTGCAGCATCGCTCGCTTTTATGTACCATGCCGAACTTTCATATACAATTTCAACTTTTTTGCCCGGCAGAAGCTGAAAACCTTCAGTAGGAACTAATTTAAACCAATCGCCACTTATATGCTCAATCCGGGTATTATTATCTGAGGCAATGGGGTCGCGCGGAGCCTGATTATAAAACAAGGCCCAATTGTCTTCAGAAAAAGTATAGGTACTGTTGTTTTCAATAATAAACTTCGCTTTTACTTGCGGAGTTTCGGCATATTCGTTACTGATAACGCCCCACGAAAGATTAATCTGATCAGATGTTGGAGGGGGAGTTGAGCAACTTTGTACAAGCATAATAGCCAATATTATAGAAATTGAAAAGAGAAACTTTCGCATGACAATTTTTTTAATTAAGTTTAACTTTTTAATATTTTTAAAAACGATTTCAAATATATAGAATTAATTTACTAAATCAAATAAACAAAATGGCTGAATTTAAAAGACTTATCTCCCTCGATGCCTTTCGTGGATTTACCATTGCCGCGATGATAATGGTTAACAACCCGGCTACCTGGCGTCATGTTTATCCGCCACTACGCCATGCCGAGTGGAATGGACTAACTCCTACCGACTTAATTTTCCCATTTTTTATTTTTATTGTAGGCGTATCTATTGCCTTGGCCTATACTAAAAGGTTAGATGCAGGTGTTGCCAAAACTCCCATGTACAAAAAGATTATATTCCGGTCGGTTAAAATATTTGCAGTGGGCATTTTGCTGTGGCTTTTCCCCAATTTTAGTTTCGAGGATGTACGTATTGCCGGAGTGCTTCAACGTATTGCCATTGTTTTTTTGGTATGTGCCCTTTTGTTTCTGAATTCGAAATGGAGAATACAGGCCATTGTTGCCGGCAGTGTACTGGTAGTTTACTGGCTTGTTATGATGTTTATTCCTACACCTGGTTACGGACAGGTGATGTTAGAACCCGGGGCAAATATTGCGGCCTGGATTGACAGTAAATACCTGCCGGGCTATCTGTACCAAAAAACATGGGATCCGGAGGGAATATTGAGCACTCTGCCAGCCATTGCTACAGGAATTGCCGGTATGCTTGCCGGGCATTTGGTGCTGAGTAAAACACCTGCCGAACGCAAAATTATTTACCTGTTTTCGTTTTCGTTTTTTGCCTTTGTGCTGGGCTACTTCTGGAATTACATCTTTCCGGTTAACAAAAACATCTGGACCAGTTCTTTTGTATTGGTTACTTCGGGTTTAGCCGGGATGCTTTTGGCAGTAAGTATATTTTTTGTGGATGTACTGGGGCGTACGCGTTTTACAAAACCCGGAATAATTTTCGGGTCGAATGCCATAACGGTTTATGTACTGGCCGATGTTTGGCGTCTTCCGTTTTACACCTGGCAAATAGGCGGAGATAGTTTAAACAACCGCTGGATGCAACTTTTCGATAATTTAGGATGGAGTATGGAAATGGGAAGTTTTCTTTATGCTGCAATCTTTATCGGCTTCAATTTTATTCCGGCCTGGATACTTTACAAGAAAAAGATTTTTATA
Above is a genomic segment from uncultured Draconibacterium sp. containing:
- a CDS encoding heparan-alpha-glucosaminide N-acetyltransferase domain-containing protein → MAEFKRLISLDAFRGFTIAAMIMVNNPATWRHVYPPLRHAEWNGLTPTDLIFPFFIFIVGVSIALAYTKRLDAGVAKTPMYKKIIFRSVKIFAVGILLWLFPNFSFEDVRIAGVLQRIAIVFLVCALLFLNSKWRIQAIVAGSVLVVYWLVMMFIPTPGYGQVMLEPGANIAAWIDSKYLPGYLYQKTWDPEGILSTLPAIATGIAGMLAGHLVLSKTPAERKIIYLFSFSFFAFVLGYFWNYIFPVNKNIWTSSFVLVTSGLAGMLLAVSIFFVDVLGRTRFTKPGIIFGSNAITVYVLADVWRLPFYTWQIGGDSLNNRWMQLFDNLGWSMEMGSFLYAAIFIGFNFIPAWILYKKKIFIKL
- a CDS encoding family 20 glycosylhydrolase, whose product is MRKFLFSISIILAIMLVQSCSTPPPTSDQINLSWGVISNEYAETPQVKAKFIIENNSTYTFSEDNWALFYNQAPRDPIASDNNTRIEHISGDWFKLVPTEGFQLLPGKKVEIVYESSAWYIKASDAAVGPYFVFYDKNGNEQAIVEVDNYAVLPFNKPEQINRHRADAEPIPTAAWQFDNNAELFELEEDKLLPLVPNPVSYKITGQQVMFSNPVEILYAEGLENEANYLAELLQKIVGNSFVTRKANAPIANSVFLGFKELTVNGVQNEAYEMQVLSNQSVSIYGSDAAGVFYGIQSLVALLPPEFFDGSSQEVTLPELSMKDAPRFPYRGMHLDVARNFQSIETVKKVIDILAFYKLNQLLFYITEDEGWRIEIEELPELTEVGSHRGHTTKAANALHPSYGSGPTAYAKGSNGSGFYSRQEFIELIQYAKERHVNIIPEIGFPGHSRAAIKAMEARYEKYMELGDEEKANEFRLIDPEETSKYRSAQWYSDNIVNVARESTYRFYETVVDDVIEIYAEAGVELDFIHTGGDEVPEGSWSESPMCAGLMKKFPEFKDPKNLQAYGTRRIIEMLQGKNLKIGGWEEVALLKDETGRYNPNQEFAHLQVYPYVWNTLGSNTELAYRLANAGYPVIMCNVTNFYFDLAYNKDPREPGLYWGGFGNTRDAWQVAPFDVFRTTTQNAMGEQVDTDKAYAGLERLKPEARKNIIGVQAQIWAETIKDGEDDLMYRILPKLMGFAETAWAAEREWETIENTSQREESWNTEWNIFANTLAKKELPRLKSFLGGYNYRVPAPGGKIENGKLVANSTYPGLSIRYTTDGSEPGLTSAEYVEPVSVSGTVKIKAFDASGKGSLSMEVN
- a CDS encoding cold shock domain-containing protein; this translates as MNKGTVKFFNDTKGFGFIKDAESTKEYFVHVSGCKDEIQENDEVTFDLEEGRKGLNAVNVKLV
- a CDS encoding nucleoside deaminase, which gives rise to MIEPFNDEYFMKKAFTEAVQAFEEGEIPVGAVVVSKGKIIARAHNLTETLNDVTAHAEMQAITAAANLLGGKYLNDCTLYVTLEPCVMCAGALGWSQIGKIVYGASDEKRGFKKYAAKALHPKTEVLSGIFETECAELLQEFFRKKR
- the aspS gene encoding aspartate--tRNA ligase; translation: MYRTHTCGELRIENAGNEVTLAGWVQRVRDLGAMTFVDLRDRYGITQLVVDENTDKAVTDALEELGREFVIQATGTVRERQSKNKNIPTGEVEIALSGIKVLSPAELPPFTIQDDTDGGDDLRMKYRYLDLRRDVVRDNLVLRSKMAHAVRNYLNAKDFIETETPVLIKSTPEGARDFIVPSRMNEGQFYALPQSPQTFKQLLMIAGFDRYYQIVKCFRDEDLRADRQPEFTQIDCEMSFVEQKDVLEMFEGLTRHMFKETLNVEVDEFPWMPYSEAMEKYGSDKPDTRFEMLINDISETVKGKDFVVFDSAEYIGAICAKGCAEYSRKQLDGLTNWVKRPQIGAKGLVYVKCNEDGSFKSSADKFYSQDDLKVWAEKTGAQAGDLILVMSGDKKHMLDALGELRLEMGKQLGLRDKNVFKPLWVVDFPLLEWDEESKRFHAMHHPFTSPKPEDIELMDTDPGKVRANAYDLVINGVEIGGGSVRIFDAELQSKMFSLLGFTKEEAEAQFGFLMNAFKYGAPPHAGIAFGFDRLVSLFAGLDTIRDVIAFPKNNSGRDVMIDSPSAVANEQLDELGLKLDVKEKKDKK